The region GGACACGACAGCATCAACGCCCACGTGGTGATCGAAGCCCGCTGCGAGCGCGAGGGTGTCGAGACCCGGTGCCCGACCTGCAAGGGCCACGGCAGTATGGAGAAGTACGAGGGACAGCGCGCCGAGGCCGAAGCGTGGGAGCCCACGGACCCGCCGAAGGGCGACGGCTGGCAGCTCTGGGAGACCGTGAGCGAAGGCTCGCCCGTCAGCCCCGTGTTCGCGACAGCCGATGATCTGGCCGGTTGGATGTCTGACCCGGAGCGCGGCGACCGTTGGGTGCCGGGCGACGTGGCCCGCAAGTTCATCGACGACGGTTGGGCGCCGACAGGAGTTGTCACGCCGGGACGTGGCTACTCGTCCGGCGTTGAGGCCGTTGGATGGTCTGAGAGTCAGTACTGACCACCGCGCGAACGGGGCCCCGGCTGAGGAAAGCAGCCGGGGCCCCGTCACGTCTGACCCTATCTGGGCAGGTCGGTATGGTGGAAGTTCTGCCAGGAGCGGGAGGCGGTCGGCCCGCGCTGGCCCTGATACCGGGAGCCGCGTAGCGCGCTCCCGTACGGGTGCTCCGCCGGGCTGGTCATCTGAATCACCGCAAGCTGCCCGATCTTCATGCCCGGCCACAGCAGCAGGGGCAGGGTGGCCTGGTTCGACAGCTCCAGCGTGACGTGGCCCTCGAACCCGGGGTCGATGAACCCGGCCGTGGAGTGCGTGGCCAGGCCCAGCCGCCCCAGCGAACTCTTGCCCTCCAATCGGGCTGCCAGGTACCGGGGCAGCCGGACCCGCTCGTAGGTGGAGGCGAGGACGAACTCGTCGGGGTGCAGGATGAACGGTTCGCCGTCGGGGACCTCGACCAGGCGCGTCAGGTCGTCCTGCTGGACCGCGGGGTCGATGTGGGACGCCCGGTGGTTCTCGAACACTCGGAAGGTGCGGTCGAGGCGGACGTCGATGCTGGCCGGCTGGAGCATCGCCTCCTCGTACGGGGTGACGCCGAGCTGGCCGCGGGATATCGCGTCGTGGAGGTCTCTGTCGGAGAGGAGCACGCCGCGAGCCTACGACCGGCTCGGGCGCCGCCTTCCCCCTACTTCTTCTGCTGCTCCCGCCACGCCTCCAGTTCCTTCTTGCAGAGCACGCACAGGGGGTTCCCGCCGGGCCCGTACCGGTGGGTGGGGTGCTGGCATTTCACGCAAGGCCCGACGTACGACGGTGCGCACTCGGGGGCCGGCGGGGCGGGTCTCTCAGCGGTGACGTTCACCCTGGAATCGTACG is a window of Streptomyces ambofaciens ATCC 23877 DNA encoding:
- the dcd gene encoding dCTP deaminase, coding for MLLSDRDLHDAISRGQLGVTPYEEAMLQPASIDVRLDRTFRVFENHRASHIDPAVQQDDLTRLVEVPDGEPFILHPDEFVLASTYERVRLPRYLAARLEGKSSLGRLGLATHSTAGFIDPGFEGHVTLELSNQATLPLLLWPGMKIGQLAVIQMTSPAEHPYGSALRGSRYQGQRGPTASRSWQNFHHTDLPR